Proteins encoded by one window of Drosophila melanogaster chromosome X:
- the Crg-1 gene encoding circadianly regulated gene, which produces MWLKSKTNHRKTSRPKKPPFTYTELIEYALEDKGELTVSGIYQWISHLLPPAPTIDQTTLTVLCRASKEQKRRLHGAPSRNTQLLEMSLHLNDLRHINVDMYIKAAKKKHELPS; this is translated from the exons ATGTGGCTGAAATCCAAAACCAACCACCGCAAAACAAGCAGGCCAAAGAAACCACCGTTCACCTACACGGAGCTCATCGAATACGCCCTCGAGGATAAGGGTGAGCTGACTGTGTCGGGCATATACCAATGGATATC GCATCTACTTCCTCCCGCTCCTACCATCGACCAGACTACGTTAACGGTTCTCTGTCGCGCATCAAAAGAACAGAAAAGACGCCTGCATGGCGCGCCAAGCAGAAACACGCAATTACTAGAAATGtcgttacatttaaatgatctgcgacatataaatgtagatatgtatataaaagctgcaaaaaaaaaacatgaactACCAAGCTAA
- the HIP-R gene encoding Hsc/Hsp70-interacting protein related, isoform A: protein MAFTMQTGDLKKLKYFIDFALENPTFLNMPQLQFVKDFVEKFGGTVPPGQFNGGSAGGKCPFGGVAGAKANEPANAPEDSEDEKSLSDPESDVELDMEGVIEADSDPAQPMGNYSKKATEEEVEQASELRAQAASAYGQQKFDEAIALYTKAIELSPGNALFHAKRGQAFLKLKKPNACIRDCDVALELNSDLAAGYKFRGRARRLLGDFELAAHDLRQACKLDFDEETDEWLKEVTPNAKKIEQHRLKQERRQAERKIKERQRDQRRARKEQEKHNASSGGSSGEFSGGNPGNGNMSDILGAMSDPEVSAAIQDILSNPGNITKYASNPKIYNLIKKIVPGGDVGAAFGQAGEKAGKPSEPKPKKDSADFVDDGLD from the exons ATGGCTTTCACAATGCAAACCGGGGATCTGAAGAAGCTGAAGTACTTCATCGACTTTGCGCTTGAGAATCCCACCTTCTTGAACATGCCGCAGCTGCAGTTCGTCAAAGATTTCGTGGAGAAGTTTGGTGGCACGGTGCCGCCTGGCCAATTCAACGGTGGCAGCGCCGGAGG CAAGTGCCCATTCGGCGGTGTTGCTGGTGCCAAGGCCAACGAGCCGGCCAATGCCCCCGAGGATAGCGAGGACGAAAAGTCCCTCTCCGATCCTGAGTCGGACGTGGAGCTGGACATGGAGG GTGTGATCGAGGCGGACAGCGACCCCGCCCAACCCATGGGCAACTACAGCAAGAAGGCCACCGAAGAGGAGGTGGAGCAGGCGAGCGAGCTGCGCGCCCAGGCGGCCTCCGCTTACGGCCAGCAGAAGTTCGACGAGGCCATCGCCTTGTACACCAAGGCCATTGAACTGAGCCCGGGTAATGCCCTTTTCCACGCTAAGCGTGGTCAGGCCTTCCTCAAGCTGAAGAAGCCGAATGCCTGCATTCGGGACTGCGACGTGGCGCTGGAACTCAACTCGGATTTGGCGGCTGGCTACAAGTTCAGGGGACGCGCCCGTCGCCTCCTCGGAGATTTTGAGCTGGCTGCCCATGATTTGCGCCAAGCATGCAAGCTGGACTTTGACGAGGAGACAGACGAGTGGCTAAAGGAGGTCACTCCGAATGCCAAGAAAATCGAGCAGCATCGCTTGAAGCAGGAGCGTCGCCAGGCAGAGCGTAAGATCAAGGAACGCCAGCGGGATCAGAGGCGCGCACGTAAGGAGCAGGAAAAGCACAATGCCAGCTCTGGTGGATCATCTGGAGAATTTTCCGGTGGGAATCCTGGTAACGGAAATATGTCTGATATACTGGGCGCCATGTCAGATCCCGAGGTGTCAGCCGCCATTCAG GACATTTTGTCAAATCCGGGTAACATCACAAAGTACGCGTCGAACCCGAAGATATACAACCTTATCAAGAAGATTGTGCCCGGTGGAGATGTGGGTGCTGCCTTTGGCCAAGCGGGTGAAAAGGCTGGAAAGCCGAGCGAGCCTAAGCCTAAAAAGGACTCCGCCGACTTCGTCGATGACGGTTTGGACTAA